The Doryrhamphus excisus isolate RoL2022-K1 chromosome 1, RoL_Dexc_1.0, whole genome shotgun sequence genome includes a window with the following:
- the clta gene encoding clathrin light chain A isoform X1 encodes MDDFDMLNSPAAGNGVGSDDDPAAAFLAQQESEIAGIENDEGFSILDSGEVPSILSDSNDGAVNGEFHGESNGPSDAYAAISNADRLQAEPESLRKWREEQRERLELLDDNSRKQESEWKTKAKVELEEWHARQNEQLEKTKANNRVLDEDFYKQPFSELIGYVTHINHPCYRLDQAAEEAMISDMDENNPGTEWERVARLCDFNPKSSKQAKDVSRMRSVLISLKQSPLVR; translated from the exons ATGGATGATTTTGACATGCTCAACTCTCCGGCTGCTGGGAACGGCGTTGGCTCTGACGACGACCCCGCTGCAGCATTTTTGGCCCAACAGGAGAGCGAAATCGCGGGGATTGAAAACGACGAAGGCTTCAGCATCCTGGACAGTGGAGAGGTCCCTTCGATACTGTCAGATTCCAACG ACGGTGCTGTCAATGGAGAGTTTCATGgg GAAAGCAATGGTCCATCTGATGCCTATGCAGCAATTTCCAATGCAGACCGTCTTCAGGCAGAACCAGAAAGCCTTCGCAAATGGAGGGAGGAGCAAAGAGAGAGACTGGAGCTGCTTG ATGATAACTCTCGCAAGCAGGAGTCGGAGTGGAAGACAAAGGCCaaggtggagctggaggagtgGCACGCCAGGCAGAATGAGCAGCTGGAGAAAACCAAAGCCAATAACAG GGTGCTGGATGAAGACTTCTACAAGCAGCCCTTCTCTGAGCTCATTGGTTATGT CACACACATTAACCATCCTTGCTACCGCCTAGACCA GGCAGCCGAGGAGGCCATGATTTCAGACATGGATGAGAACAACCCTGGCACAGAATGGGAACGCGTGGCTCGCCTCTGCGACTTCAACCCTAAGTCCAGCAAGCAAGCTAAAGATGTGTCCCGCATGCGCTCCGTCCTCATCTCCCTCAAGCAGTCCCCGCTGGTCCGCTAG
- the clta gene encoding clathrin light chain A isoform X2: MDDFDMLNSPAAGNGVGSDDDPAAAFLAQQESEIAGIENDEGFSILDSGEVPSILSDSNDGAVNGEFHGESNGPSDAYAAISNADRLQAEPESLRKWREEQRERLELLDDNSRKQESEWKTKAKVELEEWHARQNEQLEKTKANNRAAEEAMISDMDENNPGTEWERVARLCDFNPKSSKQAKDVSRMRSVLISLKQSPLVR, encoded by the exons ATGGATGATTTTGACATGCTCAACTCTCCGGCTGCTGGGAACGGCGTTGGCTCTGACGACGACCCCGCTGCAGCATTTTTGGCCCAACAGGAGAGCGAAATCGCGGGGATTGAAAACGACGAAGGCTTCAGCATCCTGGACAGTGGAGAGGTCCCTTCGATACTGTCAGATTCCAACG ACGGTGCTGTCAATGGAGAGTTTCATGgg GAAAGCAATGGTCCATCTGATGCCTATGCAGCAATTTCCAATGCAGACCGTCTTCAGGCAGAACCAGAAAGCCTTCGCAAATGGAGGGAGGAGCAAAGAGAGAGACTGGAGCTGCTTG ATGATAACTCTCGCAAGCAGGAGTCGGAGTGGAAGACAAAGGCCaaggtggagctggaggagtgGCACGCCAGGCAGAATGAGCAGCTGGAGAAAACCAAAGCCAATAACAG GGCAGCCGAGGAGGCCATGATTTCAGACATGGATGAGAACAACCCTGGCACAGAATGGGAACGCGTGGCTCGCCTCTGCGACTTCAACCCTAAGTCCAGCAAGCAAGCTAAAGATGTGTCCCGCATGCGCTCCGTCCTCATCTCCCTCAAGCAGTCCCCGCTGGTCCGCTAG